The Gemmatimonadota bacterium DH-78 region CGCCGGTGGCGGCGACCCGCTCGGCCACGGCCCGCGCCTGCTCGCGAGCGCCGGCGACGATGACGAGGTGCCCGATCTCGTGCAGCAGTCCGGCCACGAAGAAGCGCTCCACGTTGTCGGCGCCCTTCCGCGACGCGATCACGCGCGCGGTCACCCCGCAGGCCAGGCTGTGCAGCCAGAAGGCCTCGAGGTCGATCACCTCGCGCGGGAGCTGGTCGAAGGCCGAGATCACCGAGGTGGCCAGCGCCAGATCGCGGATCTGCGCCGTCCCGACCACCGTCACCGCCTTGGCCACGGATTCGATGGGCTGGGAGAAGCCGAAGAAGCCGGAGTTCACGAGGCGCAGAAGCCGGCTGGTGAGCCCCGGATCCTCGCTGATCACCCGGGCGATGTCGGCCGAGCCGCAGTGGGGATGGGCGAGCACCTGGTTGAGGCGATCGTACACGAGGGGTGGCGAGGCGAGATGGGCGGCGCTGCGGGCGAGCGCCTCCGCGCGGGGGTTCACTGGGCCCCCGCGGCTTCGAGTGCGAGCACGCGGGCCCGCCGAGCGACGGCGACTTCGACCAGCGCGTCGATGAACTCGTGCTCCTCACCGGCGTGCCGAAAGGTGCCCCGCACCTGCCAGCGCGCCTGCGCCTCGATCTCCGGCGAGATCTCGACTTCCGGCTCGGGTGCCTCGTCCGACTCGATCTCGATCTGGTCCACTCCCCACGTCGCGAGCGCGCCCACGTGGCGATCGGAAAGATCGGCGCCTGCTGGAATCAGCAACCGCCCCATGCGGTCGGTGACCGGCGAGGCCAGCGTCATGCCGGGCTTCGCGCGGTCCACGGTTACCCATGCCATGTACAGCTCATCCTGAGGGGGGGGGCGAACGGTCGGTCGTCTCAGGGTGAGTGTCGTCCGAAGATGAAGATCACTTAATGCGGAGACGCCAGGTTGGCGGCCCCGACACCCGTCACACTCCGCCGCCGGTCGGGTCGGGCGCGCGCACCGGTCGCAGCCCCCGCGGGCGCATCTCGAAGTGCTGCGGGGGCACGTCGCGGTCGGCGAGCACGAGATGACCCGGAGGGATCTCGTGCCAGCCGTCGTCGCCGGGCTCCGCTTCGGAGGCGATCATCGTGGTGATCGAGCGCTCTCGGGCGCGGCGTGAGGGCGGGCGGGCCCGCGTGTAGAAGGGGTCGTTGCGATAGAGGAGCGTGGCGGGCAGTCGCGTCTCGTTCCAGGCGAACCGGCAGGCCACGAGATGGTCGCCGTCGGCGAGCACGGCGTTGAGCCGCAGCCCCGCACCCGGCGCGCGCTCCTGAAGGGTGGCCACCAGACGCCAGGCCACTTCGTTCAGGGCCCCGGCCAATCGCATGTGCGCCCGCGGCTCCGGGCGCGCCCACAGCAGATCGAGCAGGAGTCCGAACACCAGGTTGCCCCCGTGGGTGTGGCCGACGGAGGCGAACGCCTCGTCGGAGAGCGACTCCAGCACCGGGCGCCGCAGCGCCCCGTCCGCCTCCAGCCGCTCGGCCTGCGCGAAGAGCAGCGTGTCGTGTCGCCCGGGGTTGGGCAGATCGTCGCCCTCCCGCAGGTGGCACACCACGCAGGGACTGCGCGACACCTCGGCGAGGCTCCGGAGGTTGGCGTCGGCCCAGGGTGCTCTCACCGTGCGAATGAGGGCGGGCTGACGGGTGACTTCGGGCACGTACCACCCGATGCCGAAGCCGCCGATGGCCTCGCGGGTCGGCACCCGCTGCCAGCCCCGCAGCGGCGATCGCAGGGGGTCGTGCAGGAGGTCGGACAGCCGCACCGGGGGGCCGAGATAGGCTAGAAGTCGACTCATGCCCGGCGGATCAGAGGGAGAACCGCATGCCCTCGCGGGCGAGCTCGAAGCCGCGTCGAGCGATCTCCGCCTGTTCGGGGCCCCCGTCGTCGAGGGCCGGATTGGAGTTGTTCAGATGCGTGAACACCACCCGGCCCCGACCCTGATCGACCACCTCCTGCAGGCGTTCCATCGTGGTCCGGATCAGGGGGTGCGGCACCTCGTCGACGGAGCGTCCGGGCAGCTCGTCCATCGACCAGAACGATCCGTCGAGCAGGGCGACGTCGACCGCGGCCACCGCCGCCGCCACATCGCGTTCCCACACGTCCCAGTTGTCGATGTCGGGCAGGAGCAGCAGCGACCCCGTCGGTCCGCGGAAGTGAAAGGCGACGGTGTCGGCGAATTCGTCGCGGTGCGGCACCGGCCAGAGTTCCACCTCCAGAAGGGGGTCGATCCGGTGCACCCGGTTCGGCTCCAGCGGGGTGGGCACGATTCGGCCCTGCTCCACGAGATACGCCCAGGGCTGGTTCCCGGAGAGGAAATCGGCCATCGCGGCCGTGCAGTACACGGGCGTATCCCGGATCCCGAGCCCCTCGTTGCCCAGCACC contains the following coding sequences:
- a CDS encoding HDOD domain-containing protein; the encoded protein is MNPRAEALARSAAHLASPPLVYDRLNQVLAHPHCGSADIARVISEDPGLTSRLLRLVNSGFFGFSQPIESVAKAVTVVGTAQIRDLALATSVISAFDQLPREVIDLEAFWLHSLACGVTARVIASRKGADNVERFFVAGLLHEIGHLVIVAGAREQARAVAERVAATGAPWIECEQAVMGTDHSEVGGALMIAWNLPESLQQAVTWHHDPFRGGRYIGEASAVHVAEVMAHGLGWGRCGDGLVPTFRPEAWERIGLDTEELPALIDDVEGQLESALHLMGAA
- a CDS encoding class II glutamine amidotransferase, which produces MSRLLAYLGPPVRLSDLLHDPLRSPLRGWQRVPTREAIGGFGIGWYVPEVTRQPALIRTVRAPWADANLRSLAEVSRSPCVVCHLREGDDLPNPGRHDTLLFAQAERLEADGALRRPVLESLSDEAFASVGHTHGGNLVFGLLLDLLWARPEPRAHMRLAGALNEVAWRLVATLQERAPGAGLRLNAVLADGDHLVACRFAWNETRLPATLLYRNDPFYTRARPPSRRARERSITTMIASEAEPGDDGWHEIPPGHLVLADRDVPPQHFEMRPRGLRPVRAPDPTGGGV
- a CDS encoding MBL fold metallo-hydrolase — encoded protein: MAPDRRSFLAALAAGAVLPRLARAADGPFERRTVEALVLGTTQDAGLPQVGCYTERCDRGREAHRRGEGRYVSSLALVEPEAERFYLVDATPDITRQIDLITHPAFRRRAGERRPFDGIFLTHAHIGHYAGLAVLGNEGLGIRDTPVYCTAAMADFLSGNQPWAYLVEQGRIVPTPLEPNRVHRIDPLLEVELWPVPHRDEFADTVAFHFRGPTGSLLLLPDIDNWDVWERDVAAAVAAVDVALLDGSFWSMDELPGRSVDEVPHPLIRTTMERLQEVVDQGRGRVVFTHLNNSNPALDDGGPEQAEIARRGFELAREGMRFSL